GTAAACTGGATGAGGCGCAAGCGCAGTTTGAGCGGGCGATTCGGTCGGAGCCGCAGTTTGCGGAAGCCTATAATAATCTCGGTTTGATAATGGAGGCGCGTCAGGAGTTCAGTTCGGCGGAAGCCTATTATAAAAAAGCAATAAACATAGAACCGGAACTTTACCAGGGGTATCTGAACCTGGGCGACCTCTATCTGGCGCAGGAAAATCTGGTGATGGCGGAACTTTATTATCTTCAAGCCCGGGAGGTAGCGCCACAAAGGAAAGAGATTTATTTCAAGTTAGGGGGGCTCTATGGCAGAAAGCAGGAGTTCGATAAGGCAGAAAAGATCTTCAGGGAAGGCGCCGCTCTGGGGGAGCCATCCGCCAGCGACCTGGTCAACTGGGGGAATATCTATTTTGCGACCTCGCAGCCGGACCAAGCAATAGGACTATATAAAAGGGCGATTGAAAAAGACAGCAATTTCCTGCAGGGGTATTTCAACCTGGCGCTTACTTTTAATAACTATGGATATCCGGTCGATTCGACAAGAGTGTACCTGGAAAAAGCGCTGAGGATTAATCCGCAGTTCGCCCCGGCGAAGGAGTTGCTCGGAAGATTGGGGCAGTAATCAGGCTGCCGTAGAGTTTTCGGCTGCGAAACGATTCATCTGCTCCAAAACGAATACGCGATTCGAATCTATCAGGAAGGACTCTTCACGATGGGCAGAGAAAGGAGAGCAGTCAGACCCCGGTGCCGTTCTGACCGAATAGAAATGCCTCGGGGAAATCAGGCTCCACCTCTTTTTTCTTGCCGCTCCATTCCTCTATCGAAATTTTGTAAACAGTCACTGCCGCCAACTCTTTTTCGGTGATATTACTGTAATCTTCGCCCGCTTTTAGATGGGGGAAATATTTGTCGAGAAGTTTCTGGAGGGCGTAACGGGCATCATCTTGATTTTTCAATATCTCGGCTTTACCGAAGATCACCACGCTTTCATACTCGTTGCTGAACCCCATCGCCGTTTTGGAGGGAAGAAGCCGTCCGAAACGGGCGGCAGTAAGACAGACCCGCGGATTTTGCTCGAGGTTGTGGCGGAACCGTCCCGCATAGGCAGTATGCATATAAATCGCCTTGGCCGGTTCATCATAGACAAAGGTATTGTTGGTCAGGAAGGGCTGGTTTTCGACTGATGTCGCAACGGCGCAATAGGGAGCGGCGCGAAGAAAACTTTTTATCCACTTCTCATCGTCGATAGCGCGGTCCTGACGGACAGCGTATGACCTGGGACTGGCAGGATTAAATTTGCTCATACAATCTGTTTTATACAGGTGTTAAATGATTCGTCTTCTCATCAAGAAAATCAGAAATCAATGACTAATATACGGCAGATTAATGATATATTGTAATCAGAAACTAAGGAGAGGGTGAGTATGAACAAAATTTTATGTAGTATTGTACTTATGACAATGGGGGTATTAAGCGGATGTATTCTGGATAGCGACGACGGCGTCAAGTCAGAACCGCTGGAAGGGGTGACTTACCGCATCGATATCGATCTGGCAAAAGTCGGAACAGGGAAGGAGACGCCCCGGGAAATATCGATTAACAAGGAGGCGGCGTTTTCAACGACCTCAAATTACACCTTTATTATGGTAACCGATTCGGCTTATCCCTGTGTTGGATACTGGATTTTGACCAGGGATACAGTCAAATTCGATGTAATTAATATTGAGATTCGAGGCATTTATAGACCTGCCGGGGATATATGCTCCCCCGCGATGGAACCGGCACGGTCATATGACGCCCTGCGGCTTACTGACGGCAATTATCAACTCCGAATCAAACAACTCGGGATGGTCGATAATTATAAAGTTACCGTTGCCAACGGGGAGGCGTCATTCGAGCCTATTCAGAAAAGTTTTACCACCGCTATTAACGATTAAACAGTTGCCCGTCCGGGAAAAAAGAGTTAATTTGTGAATGAATTAGCCAATATGTAAGATGGCGCCGCGGAGTCCTCTCAACCTGTCATCTCCATCACCTGAGAGTCGTCAAGCATATTGATTGGAATGAATCGGTATTTTGAAAGGAACATATGGCACAGGCAAAGTTGGGCGACCGGGTAAAGGTCCATTATACCGGCAAATTTGTTGACGGAACGGTCTTTGATTCGTCAAACGAACGGGAGCCGATGGAATTTACAATTGGCGGAATGCAGGTTATCCCCGGATTTGAGCAGGCGGTGCTGGGAATGGCGCCGGGCGATTCCAAGACCGAGAAAGTTGCCTGCGAAGATGCGTACGGATTGAGGCGAGATGATATGATTGTCGAGGTGGAACGTCAGTATATCCCCAAAGAAATAAATCCCGAGGTGGGGCAGTTATTGGAGATGCAGCGCTCGGACGGGCAGACAATTCCGGTGCGGGTCACCGAAGTCTCCGAAAGCACGATTACGCTCGACGCCAACCATCCTCTGGCGGGAAAAGACCTGGTCTTTGAGATTATGCTGGTGGAGATAGTGGGGTAAGGGGGATTGCCGCCCGGCAATGATTAAACTGGCAGCGCAATTAACAACCTCATCGGCTGTTTCTCTTCAAATAGCTTGATATCTGCGGGTGATTCTCTCTGAGACGCTCTGTAATCGCTGTTGTCAAAGGCGGAGAGACAACTTCAAATATTCCGTCGGTGCCAATTCTTTTGAAGTAGCCGGTATCACTCAGAAGGTATTCGGGAAACAGAATCGTATCGGGAATGGACGTGCGGTTGAAGTCTATAAGGTTAAAGCGTAATTCATATCCGGCTGCTGCCTGATTATGGGGGAGATAAATGTAATCGACTTTGTCAAAGCGATTTTGCGTAAGTGCGTAGGCAAACAATTCGGGGTGACGGAGCTGCGAGGCTATCTCAAGGAACGTTTTCCTCTCTTTGAATTCTCCTGCCAGATGCGCGGAGGCATTATTGACCGGTATGAACATAAAATACGGAAGATAAATCGATTCGATATACTTCGAAGTCAGAAGGACCTTTCCACGGCAGTCGACCATCTCAACGGGCTTCAGATCTATTGTTGGTACTCGCTGATTGACTCCGCTCTTGTAAAGATTATTCTTTGGTATTTCTGTCTGGTTATTGGCGATTATCATGGCAAACGTCGCCACTATCGCCAGGCATCCCCAGCGAATATTTTTACGGTCGCTCAGTTTGGACCAGAACACCGCGAATCCGATAGCGACCGGCGCCATGGTCAGAACATGCGCAAATTCCAATATTTTGCGTGTCTGAATCGAAAATTGACCTAAGTTGGCAAGCCGGTCAATGAGTATCAGCAAAATGGCTCCGGCGTACAGCAGAATCAGCCGCGCCTGTTTCCAGCGGTCCCAGAGGTAGCCTGCCATAAAAATTCCGGCGAGAATGAAAAGCGCCCGCAAGAGATTTTCGCGCCACCCGATGGCAAAGTTGATATAATCGAGATGAAACCATTTCAACTGGTAAGATTCAAATCCGTTCTTAAAAGCGGAAAGAAGCAACGGCAGCCAGTATATAGAGGTGAATAGCAGGATGCCCAGGGCAATAAAGAGTTTTTGGCGGATATCGTGCCAGAGGAGTGACCATGACCTATGCTCCAGAAACTTAACGGCCAACCCAAGCGGAAACGCGGCGATGGCGAGGTAGAACCAGTAATAGTAGGTCAGAAACAGAAGGCTTCCGATAGCGGAGCCAAGCAGGATAAACCGCCAGTTGTACTGGCGGCCGGAAGATTTTCCCGAGGCATCTTCAAAGAAATAGAGCCACCAGGGGACAAAAAGAGCGCAGGCGAGATGCTCATAATAGGTATAGTTGATTAAGTCAGAGGCGAAAAATAGGGTAGCCACCGCGACAGCGGCGGCGGTTCCGCGCGTAACCAGCGGTTTCCAGGAAAAGTAAACCAGCCAGGGATAGAGAAGAAAAAGTACCAGATACCCGTATTTTAAGGTCTGCCAGACCTCGATACCGACCAGTTTGGAGTAGATTGCCATGAAAGCGAACCACAATGGGGGATACATGGTCGGCAAGTCTTTCAGATAGGCGTCAGCTAAATATCCATAGGCGCTTATCTTGGAGGTAGTGGCAAGACGGTATCCGTTGTCGCCCCAGTGACCATTGAGGCCATACTGCGTGCCGCGATAGAGAATGGAGTAGATAATGA
This sequence is a window from Candidatus Zixiibacteriota bacterium. Protein-coding genes within it:
- a CDS encoding peptidylprolyl isomerase gives rise to the protein MAQAKLGDRVKVHYTGKFVDGTVFDSSNEREPMEFTIGGMQVIPGFEQAVLGMAPGDSKTEKVACEDAYGLRRDDMIVEVERQYIPKEINPEVGQLLEMQRSDGQTIPVRVTEVSESTITLDANHPLAGKDLVFEIMLVEIVG
- a CDS encoding pyridoxamine 5'-phosphate oxidase family protein is translated as MSKFNPASPRSYAVRQDRAIDDEKWIKSFLRAAPYCAVATSVENQPFLTNNTFVYDEPAKAIYMHTAYAGRFRHNLEQNPRVCLTAARFGRLLPSKTAMGFSNEYESVVIFGKAEILKNQDDARYALQKLLDKYFPHLKAGEDYSNITEKELAAVTVYKISIEEWSGKKKEVEPDFPEAFLFGQNGTGV